The following proteins are co-located in the Spinactinospora alkalitolerans genome:
- the glmU gene encoding bifunctional UDP-N-acetylglucosamine diphosphorylase/glucosamine-1-phosphate N-acetyltransferase GlmU: MSVSRPAAVIVLAAGEGTRMKSKLPKVLHEICGRSMLGHVLAASAELDPERVVVVVGHGRDQVTQHLKDVAPGVGTAVQDRQNGTGHAVRMAVDALRAEGVTLSGTVVLAYGDTPLLRGETLSDLVAAHESAGNAVTVLSAKVPDPAGYGRVVRDAGGAFTEIVEHADATEEQRAVDEINSGMYAFDGALLSDVVNRLSTDNAKGEEYITDAVAILRGDGHPVDAAVARDWVEIQGVNDRVQLAEARRLLNDRLLTRIMRAGATVVDPATTWIDAEVEVGRDAVIEPQVQLQGATVVGEGAHVGPGALLRDTRVGAEAAVSHTVAHEAIIGAEATVGPYAYLRPGATLDRGAKVGTYVEVKNATVGEGSKVPHLTYVGDADIGRGVNIGASSVFVNYDGVNKHRTTIGDHARTGSDNTFVAPVGVGDGAYTGAGTVVREDVPPGALAVSAGHQQRNIDGWVRRKRPGTPAADAAQRADEAGGASEG, translated from the coding sequence GTGAGCGTGAGCCGCCCGGCTGCCGTCATCGTCCTCGCGGCGGGCGAGGGCACCCGTATGAAGTCCAAGCTTCCCAAGGTCCTCCATGAGATCTGCGGCCGCAGCATGCTGGGCCACGTCCTGGCGGCCTCGGCCGAGCTCGACCCGGAGCGCGTCGTGGTCGTGGTCGGCCACGGCAGGGACCAGGTCACCCAGCACCTCAAGGACGTGGCCCCCGGCGTCGGCACCGCCGTCCAGGACCGGCAGAACGGCACCGGCCACGCCGTGCGCATGGCCGTCGACGCGCTGCGCGCCGAGGGCGTGACCCTGTCCGGCACGGTCGTCCTGGCCTACGGCGACACCCCGCTGCTGCGCGGCGAGACGCTGTCGGACCTGGTCGCGGCGCACGAGTCCGCGGGCAACGCCGTCACGGTGCTGTCGGCGAAGGTGCCCGACCCCGCGGGGTACGGCAGGGTGGTCCGCGACGCCGGAGGCGCCTTCACCGAGATCGTCGAGCACGCCGACGCCACCGAGGAGCAGCGCGCGGTCGACGAGATCAACTCCGGCATGTACGCGTTCGACGGCGCCCTGCTGTCCGACGTGGTCAACCGGCTGTCCACGGACAACGCCAAGGGTGAGGAGTACATCACCGACGCGGTGGCGATCCTGCGCGGCGACGGCCACCCGGTGGACGCGGCGGTCGCGCGCGACTGGGTCGAGATCCAGGGTGTCAACGACCGCGTCCAGCTCGCCGAGGCGCGCCGGCTGCTCAACGACCGGCTGCTCACCCGGATCATGCGCGCGGGGGCGACCGTCGTCGACCCCGCCACCACCTGGATCGACGCCGAGGTCGAGGTCGGCCGCGACGCGGTGATCGAGCCGCAGGTCCAGTTGCAGGGCGCCACCGTGGTCGGTGAGGGCGCGCACGTCGGCCCGGGCGCGCTGCTGCGCGACACCCGGGTCGGGGCCGAGGCCGCCGTCTCCCACACGGTCGCCCACGAGGCGATCATCGGGGCCGAGGCGACCGTCGGCCCATACGCCTACCTGCGCCCCGGCGCGACGCTGGACCGCGGTGCCAAGGTGGGCACCTACGTCGAGGTGAAGAACGCCACCGTGGGCGAGGGCTCGAAGGTGCCGCACCTGACCTATGTCGGTGACGCCGACATCGGCCGCGGTGTCAACATCGGAGCCTCTTCGGTGTTCGTCAACTACGACGGCGTCAACAAGCACCGCACCACGATCGGCGATCACGCCCGCACCGGCAGCGACAACACGTTCGTCGCCCCGGTCGGTGTCGGTGACGGCGCCTACACCGGCGCCGGAACCGTTGTCCGTGAGGACGTCCCGCCCGGTGCGCTGGCGGTTTCGGCCGGTCATCAGCAGCGCAACATCGACGGGTGGGTCCGGCGCAAGCGTCCCGGGACGCCCGCGGCCGATGCGGCGCAGCGGGCGGACGAGGCCGGTGGGGCGAGCGAGGGCTGA
- a CDS encoding sugar transferase, producing the protein MAVFSAVEVGTGRAPVAGVLPDWTRSYVGGLLGIDLSCAVVAGLLAVQLRFAEMITTETAFPYVLLSLALPLLWTVAVALAGGYERRFIGVGTEEFRRVLTAGVMATAAVAIAAYATKTDVARGYVLVALPAVTLMSLTIRYAWRKRLHRRRRAGVCMRRVVVVGHSGGARDLIRQFRREPYHGMDVVGVCVPDGQCAPDLSDIDGCPVYGAFSAVPAAVEAGGADTVAVLTCPEMDGAELRRLAWRLEKSGTDLTVAPALMEVAGPRTTIRPVAGLPLLHVEHPELAGVRRLVKGLYDRVAAGLALVLLSPLFAVIVLLIRAGGSGPALFRQTRVGKDGAEFTLYKFRTMVVGAEALKAVLHPRNEHDGVLFKMRRDPRITPVGAWLRRYSLDELPQLINVLLGDMSLVGPRPPLPEEVAEYGYDVRRRLVVKPGMTGLWQVSGRADLSWEESVRLDLRYVENWSLTLDVQILWKTWSAVIRGAGAY; encoded by the coding sequence ATGGCCGTCTTCAGCGCAGTGGAGGTCGGTACCGGGCGGGCACCGGTCGCAGGGGTACTCCCCGACTGGACGAGGTCCTATGTCGGCGGGCTGCTCGGCATCGATCTGAGCTGCGCGGTCGTCGCCGGGCTGCTGGCCGTCCAACTTCGCTTCGCGGAGATGATCACCACCGAGACGGCCTTTCCCTACGTCCTGTTATCGCTGGCGCTGCCGCTGCTGTGGACGGTCGCCGTCGCGCTCGCGGGAGGGTACGAGCGGCGCTTCATCGGGGTGGGGACCGAGGAGTTCCGGCGCGTTCTGACCGCCGGGGTGATGGCGACCGCGGCCGTGGCGATCGCGGCCTACGCCACCAAGACCGATGTCGCCCGCGGGTACGTGCTGGTCGCGCTGCCCGCGGTGACGCTGATGAGCCTGACCATCCGCTACGCCTGGCGCAAGCGGCTGCACCGGCGCCGCAGGGCCGGGGTGTGCATGCGCAGGGTGGTGGTCGTCGGCCACAGCGGCGGCGCGCGCGATCTCATCCGGCAGTTCCGCCGCGAGCCCTATCACGGCATGGACGTGGTGGGGGTGTGCGTGCCCGACGGCCAGTGCGCCCCGGACCTCTCCGACATCGACGGCTGCCCGGTCTACGGGGCCTTCTCGGCGGTGCCGGCGGCGGTCGAGGCCGGCGGGGCCGATACGGTCGCGGTGCTGACCTGCCCGGAGATGGACGGCGCCGAACTGCGCAGGCTCGCCTGGCGGTTGGAGAAGAGCGGGACGGATCTGACCGTCGCGCCGGCGCTGATGGAGGTGGCTGGTCCGCGCACGACGATCCGTCCGGTGGCGGGCCTGCCCCTGCTGCACGTGGAGCACCCGGAGCTCGCGGGCGTGCGCCGGCTGGTGAAGGGCCTCTACGACAGGGTGGCGGCCGGGCTCGCCCTGGTCCTGCTGTCCCCGTTGTTCGCGGTGATCGTGCTGCTGATCCGGGCCGGCGGCTCGGGGCCGGCGCTGTTCCGCCAGACCCGTGTGGGCAAGGACGGGGCGGAGTTCACCCTGTACAAGTTCCGTACGATGGTGGTCGGTGCGGAGGCGCTCAAGGCGGTGCTGCACCCCCGTAACGAGCACGACGGCGTGCTGTTCAAGATGCGCAGGGATCCTCGGATCACCCCGGTGGGCGCCTGGTTGCGGCGGTACTCGCTCGACGAGCTGCCGCAGTTGATCAACGTGCTCCTGGGGGACATGTCCCTGGTCGGGCCGCGGCCGCCGCTCCCGGAGGAGGTGGCCGAGTACGGCTACGACGTCCGGCGGCGACTGGTGGTGAAACCGGGCATGACGGGGCTGTGGCAGGTCAGCGGGCGCGCGGACCTCTCGTGGGAGGAATCCGTCCGACTGGATCTGCGTTACGTGGAAAACTGGTCGCTGACCCTGGACGTCCAGATCCTGTGGAAGACGTGGTCAGCGGTGATCCGTGGAGCGGGAGCATACTGA
- the cysD gene encoding sulfate adenylyltransferase subunit CysD, producing the protein MSQAIQASQPLGRYQLSQLDFLEAEAIFIMREVAAEFERPVLLFSGGKDSVVMLRLAEKAFWPGAIPFPVMHVDTGHNFPEVMEFRDRRVAEAGVRLVVASVQEQIDAGKVTEPTGRWASRNRLQTSALLEAIEDNGFDAAFGGARRDEEKARAKERIFSFRDEFGQWDPKNQRPELWGTFNTRIDRGEHIRVFPLSNWTELDIWGYIGRERLDLPSIYFTHRRRVFERDGILLADNPHIVRDDDEELFEATVRYRTVGDMTCTGAVRSTADGLDEIMAEIAATRITERGQTRADDRSSEAAMEDRKREGYF; encoded by the coding sequence ATGAGCCAGGCGATTCAGGCCAGTCAGCCACTGGGGCGCTACCAGCTCTCCCAGCTCGATTTCCTCGAGGCCGAGGCGATCTTCATCATGCGCGAGGTGGCGGCCGAGTTCGAACGTCCCGTCCTGCTCTTCTCGGGCGGCAAGGACTCCGTGGTCATGCTCCGCCTCGCCGAGAAGGCCTTCTGGCCGGGGGCGATCCCGTTCCCGGTGATGCACGTCGACACCGGGCACAACTTCCCCGAGGTCATGGAGTTCCGCGACCGCCGCGTGGCCGAGGCCGGCGTGCGCCTGGTCGTGGCGTCGGTGCAGGAGCAGATCGACGCGGGCAAGGTCACCGAGCCCACCGGCCGGTGGGCCAGCCGCAACCGGCTGCAGACCTCGGCGCTGCTGGAGGCGATCGAGGACAACGGGTTCGACGCGGCGTTCGGCGGCGCCCGGCGCGACGAGGAGAAGGCGCGGGCCAAGGAGCGGATCTTCTCCTTCCGCGACGAGTTCGGCCAGTGGGACCCCAAGAACCAGCGGCCGGAGCTGTGGGGCACCTTCAACACCCGCATCGACCGGGGCGAGCACATCCGGGTGTTCCCGCTGTCGAACTGGACCGAGCTCGACATCTGGGGCTACATCGGGCGCGAGCGCCTCGACCTGCCCTCGATCTACTTCACGCACAGGCGCCGCGTGTTCGAGCGTGACGGCATCCTGCTCGCCGACAATCCCCACATCGTCCGCGATGACGACGAGGAGCTGTTCGAGGCGACGGTCCGCTACCGCACGGTGGGCGACATGACCTGCACCGGCGCGGTCCGCTCCACCGCCGACGGGCTCGACGAGATCATGGCCGAGATCGCGGCCACCCGCATCACCGAGCGCGGCCAGACGCGCGCCGACGACCGCTCCAGCGAGGCCGCCATGGAGGACCGCAAGCGCGAGGGCTACTTCTAG
- the pth gene encoding aminoacyl-tRNA hydrolase: protein MRGLLQRLLGGRASVFPGRAADQRGSDVGAQRWLVVGLGNPRPKYAGNRHNVGFMVADALAARAGERWKAHRAHAEVAETRVAGVPAVLAKPRSYMNLSGGPVAGLCSFYKIPLERVLVVHDELDVAYGALKLKRGGGAGGHNGLRSISKSLDGPDYVRVRFGIGRPPGRMDPAAFVLKDFSGSEAKELDLNIERAADAVETVLADGLEKAQNVYHTAQ from the coding sequence ATGCGTGGTCTCCTGCAGCGCCTGCTGGGAGGCCGCGCGTCCGTGTTTCCGGGGCGGGCCGCCGATCAGCGGGGGAGTGACGTGGGCGCGCAGCGGTGGCTGGTCGTGGGGTTGGGCAACCCCAGGCCGAAGTACGCCGGGAACCGGCACAACGTCGGTTTCATGGTGGCCGACGCGCTGGCCGCCCGCGCCGGTGAGCGCTGGAAGGCGCACCGGGCGCACGCCGAGGTGGCCGAGACGCGGGTCGCGGGCGTGCCGGCGGTGCTGGCCAAGCCGCGCTCCTACATGAACCTCTCCGGCGGCCCGGTCGCCGGGCTCTGCTCGTTCTACAAGATTCCGCTGGAGCGCGTCCTCGTCGTCCACGACGAGTTGGACGTCGCCTACGGAGCCCTGAAGCTCAAGCGCGGCGGCGGCGCGGGCGGGCACAACGGCCTGCGCTCCATCAGCAAGTCGCTGGACGGCCCCGACTACGTCCGGGTCCGCTTCGGTATCGGCCGCCCGCCGGGCCGCATGGATCCGGCCGCGTTCGTGCTGAAGGACTTCTCCGGCTCCGAGGCCAAGGAGCTCGACCTCAACATCGAGCGCGCCGCCGACGCGGTCGAGACCGTGCTGGCCGACGGCCTGGAGAAGGCGCAGAACGTCTACCACACCGCCCAGTAG
- a CDS encoding 3'(2'),5'-bisphosphate nucleotidase CysQ gives MSTIRNDHEVARDLATEAGQQLLRLRARNGFEEPEVLRTLGDRLSHEFLFSALGRLRPSDAVLSEEGVDDRARLSARRVWIIDPLDGTREFAEAGRVDWAVHVALWENGELVAGAVSLPAQGSTLSTVDPPWLPDERPSGQRLRITTSRTRPPEFVQRLATRMGAEVVPMGSAGAKICAVLLGIADIYLHAGGQYEWDSAAPVAVAQAAGLHASRIDGAKLAYNETDPSLPDILVCRPELSSMLLASIRNVADLDSAGPHAGG, from the coding sequence GTGAGCACCATCCGAAATGATCATGAGGTGGCGCGGGATCTCGCCACGGAGGCGGGGCAGCAGTTGCTGCGGTTGCGCGCGCGCAACGGTTTCGAGGAGCCCGAGGTGCTGCGCACCCTGGGTGATCGCCTGTCGCACGAGTTCCTGTTCTCCGCGCTGGGCCGGCTGCGCCCCAGTGACGCCGTGCTGTCGGAGGAGGGCGTCGACGACCGCGCGCGGCTGAGCGCCCGGCGGGTGTGGATCATCGATCCGCTCGACGGGACGCGGGAGTTCGCCGAGGCCGGCCGGGTCGACTGGGCGGTGCACGTCGCGCTCTGGGAGAACGGCGAGCTGGTGGCGGGCGCGGTCTCCCTTCCGGCGCAGGGCAGCACCCTGTCCACGGTGGATCCGCCGTGGCTGCCGGACGAGCGCCCTTCGGGCCAGCGCCTGCGCATCACCACCAGCAGGACCCGTCCGCCGGAGTTCGTGCAGCGGCTGGCCACCCGCATGGGGGCCGAGGTCGTGCCCATGGGGTCGGCCGGCGCCAAGATCTGCGCGGTGCTGCTGGGCATCGCCGACATCTACCTGCACGCAGGCGGCCAGTACGAGTGGGACAGCGCGGCTCCGGTCGCCGTCGCGCAGGCCGCCGGGCTGCACGCTTCGCGCATCGACGGCGCGAAGCTGGCCTACAACGAGACCGACCCGTCCCTTCCCGATATCCTGGTATGCCGACCGGAATTGTCGAGTATGTTGTTAGCCAGCATCCGTAATGTCGCGGATCTGGACAGTGCAGGTCCACACGCGGGTGGCTGA
- a CDS encoding ribose-phosphate diphosphokinase gives MTGMKAAGQKKLMLFSGRNHPELAEQVAEQLGIDVAPTKFQDFANGEIFVRYLESVRGCDAFVLQCHSDPINESIMEQLIMVDALKRASAKRITVVTPFLGYARQDKKHRGREPISARLMTDLFRTAGANRLMAIDLHTDQIQGFFDGPVDHLFALPILADYVASQVNKAEATVVSPDAGRVRTADRWADRMGSPLAIIHKRRDPDVANEVKVHEVVGEVEGRTCVLVDDMIDTAGTIVKAADALFEQGASKVIAAATHGVLSGPAAERLQNSRISEVVITNSLPVPKERRFDKLTELSIAPLLARAVNEVFSDGSVTSLFEGAG, from the coding sequence GTGACCGGCATGAAGGCCGCGGGTCAGAAGAAGCTCATGCTCTTCTCGGGGCGCAACCACCCCGAGTTGGCGGAGCAGGTGGCCGAGCAGCTCGGCATCGATGTGGCGCCGACGAAGTTCCAGGACTTCGCCAACGGCGAGATCTTCGTCCGTTACCTGGAGTCGGTGCGGGGCTGTGACGCGTTCGTGCTCCAGTGCCACTCCGATCCGATCAACGAGTCCATCATGGAGCAGTTGATCATGGTGGACGCGCTGAAGCGGGCCTCGGCCAAGCGCATCACCGTCGTGACGCCGTTCCTGGGGTATGCGCGCCAGGACAAGAAGCACCGGGGCCGCGAGCCCATCTCGGCCCGGCTGATGACGGACCTGTTCCGCACCGCGGGCGCGAACCGCCTGATGGCGATCGACCTGCACACCGACCAGATCCAGGGCTTCTTCGACGGCCCGGTGGACCACCTGTTCGCGCTGCCGATCCTGGCGGACTACGTGGCCTCGCAGGTGAACAAGGCCGAGGCGACGGTGGTCTCCCCGGACGCCGGGCGGGTGCGCACCGCCGACCGCTGGGCGGACCGGATGGGGTCGCCGCTGGCGATCATCCACAAGCGGCGCGACCCGGACGTGGCCAACGAGGTCAAGGTGCACGAGGTCGTCGGTGAGGTCGAGGGCCGCACCTGCGTGCTGGTCGACGACATGATCGACACCGCGGGCACGATCGTGAAGGCGGCGGACGCGCTGTTCGAGCAGGGGGCCTCGAAGGTCATCGCGGCGGCGACGCACGGCGTGCTGTCGGGTCCAGCGGCGGAGCGGCTGCAGAACTCGCGGATCTCCGAGGTCGTCATCACCAATTCGCTCCCGGTCCCCAAGGAGCGCCGGTTCGACAAGCTCACGGAGTTGTCGATCGCGCCGCTGCTGGCCCGTGCGGTCAACGAGGTGTTCAGCGACGGTTCGGTGACGAGCCTGTTCGAGGGTGCGGGCTGA
- a CDS encoding 50S ribosomal protein L25/general stress protein Ctc, translated as MSEVRIAAEPRTEFGKGAARRARRAGKVPAVLYGHGTEPRHINLPGHDLMLALKTPNVLLRVDGVEGGDNLALPKSVQRDSIKGFLEHVDLLVVKKGEKVAVEIPVVLTGEVAPGGVLNQELVQVEVQAEATHIPEGVEFDVEGMEVGVHVTAADLKLPSGVELSSDPETIVLTIAAERTEEELEAETETGGEAVEAEAPEGEAADEKVEAENE; from the coding sequence GTGTCCGAGGTACGCATCGCTGCCGAGCCGCGCACCGAGTTCGGTAAGGGCGCCGCACGCCGCGCCCGCCGCGCGGGTAAGGTGCCGGCCGTCCTCTACGGCCACGGCACCGAGCCCCGCCACATCAACCTGCCGGGCCATGACCTGATGCTGGCCCTGAAGACCCCGAACGTGCTGCTGCGCGTCGACGGCGTCGAGGGCGGCGACAACCTGGCCCTGCCGAAGAGCGTCCAGCGCGACTCGATCAAGGGCTTCCTGGAGCACGTCGACCTGCTGGTCGTGAAGAAGGGCGAGAAGGTCGCCGTCGAGATCCCGGTGGTCCTCACCGGCGAGGTCGCCCCGGGCGGCGTCCTCAACCAGGAGCTCGTCCAGGTCGAGGTCCAGGCCGAGGCCACCCACATCCCCGAGGGCGTCGAGTTCGACGTCGAGGGCATGGAGGTCGGCGTGCACGTCACCGCGGCCGACCTGAAGCTGCCGTCGGGCGTGGAGCTGTCCAGCGACCCCGAGACCATCGTCCTCACGATCGCCGCCGAGCGCACCGAGGAGGAGCTGGAGGCGGAGACCGAGACCGGTGGCGAGGCCGTCGAGGCCGAGGCCCCCGAGGGCGAGGCCGCCGACGAAAAGGTCGAGGCCGAGAACGAGTAG
- a CDS encoding sulfotransferase, with protein sequence MSDYQLVFVGGLGRSGSTLIERLLGELPDVCSVGELVHMWRRSLVDGEPCGCGAPFADCSFWSAVGVEAFGGWDRLDAREVLDLKDSVDRTRFVPRLLSRELPAEAAERVRRYTDLYDRLYAAIASVSGCAVVVDSSKHASLAACLWRRYGRRMRVLHVVRDPRAVAHSWGKRVPRPDAMRSSPEQEMARRSPGGTAVQWMAQNAVLASLARRGAPTRRVRYEDFVAAPVREFRAIAGFVGHHGEVPLAPDGTARLSCTHTVSGNPMRFTTGPVAVRADTSWQGGLARRDRITVSVLTAPARWRYGY encoded by the coding sequence GTGAGTGACTATCAATTGGTCTTCGTCGGCGGCCTCGGCCGGTCCGGTTCGACCCTGATCGAGCGGCTCCTCGGCGAGCTGCCGGACGTGTGCTCGGTGGGCGAGCTGGTGCACATGTGGCGGCGCAGCCTCGTGGACGGCGAGCCGTGCGGCTGCGGTGCGCCGTTCGCCGACTGCTCCTTCTGGAGCGCCGTCGGCGTCGAGGCGTTCGGCGGCTGGGATCGGCTCGACGCCCGTGAGGTGCTCGACCTCAAGGATTCGGTGGACCGTACCCGGTTCGTGCCGCGGCTGCTGAGCCGGGAGCTGCCCGCCGAGGCGGCCGAGCGGGTGCGCCGCTACACCGATCTCTACGACCGCCTCTACGCCGCGATCGCGAGCGTGAGCGGCTGCGCCGTCGTGGTCGACTCCAGCAAGCACGCCTCACTCGCGGCGTGCCTGTGGCGCCGCTACGGCCGCCGGATGCGCGTCCTGCACGTGGTGCGCGACCCGCGCGCCGTCGCCCACTCCTGGGGCAAGCGGGTCCCGCGCCCCGATGCCATGCGGAGCAGTCCCGAGCAGGAGATGGCCCGCCGCTCCCCCGGAGGGACCGCGGTGCAGTGGATGGCGCAGAACGCGGTGCTGGCGTCGCTGGCCCGACGCGGCGCCCCCACCCGGCGGGTTCGCTACGAGGACTTCGTCGCCGCGCCGGTCAGGGAGTTCCGTGCCATCGCCGGCTTCGTCGGGCACCACGGGGAGGTGCCGCTGGCTCCCGACGGCACGGCGCGGCTCTCGTGCACCCACACGGTCTCGGGCAACCCGATGCGGTTCACGACGGGGCCGGTGGCCGTGCGCGCCGACACCTCGTGGCAGGGCGGTCTCGCCCGCAGGGACCGGATCACGGTGTCGGTCCTGACGGCTCCGGCCCGGTGGCGTTACGGCTATTGA
- a CDS encoding acyl-CoA desaturase, with product MTAAPEIAPDSTTKRAPEPEVDPHGRGKAERYTVFFFVFVPLLALVAAVPFAWGWGLTWTDVIIGAVFYIVSGLGITVGFHRHFTHGSFKAKRPLRIALAIAGSLAIEGSVIKWVADHRRHHKYADAEGDPHSPWRFGDDWRSVAKGLFYAHMAWLFLDEQKTSPKRFAPDLLKDKDIVRVDKWFGPLVGFSLFAPALIGGLVTMSWWGAVTAFFWASLVRVALLHHVTWSINSICHTIGEENFEVRDRSRNVWWLAIPSFGESWHNLHHADPTCARHGVLKGQIDISARVIWSFEKLGWATKVRWPNAERLSAKRVSV from the coding sequence ATGACCGCAGCACCCGAGATCGCGCCCGACTCGACGACAAAACGCGCTCCTGAGCCGGAAGTGGATCCGCACGGCCGCGGCAAGGCGGAGCGCTACACCGTCTTCTTCTTCGTCTTCGTCCCGCTGCTGGCCCTGGTCGCGGCGGTGCCCTTCGCCTGGGGGTGGGGGCTGACCTGGACCGACGTCATCATCGGCGCGGTCTTCTACATCGTCAGCGGCCTCGGCATCACCGTCGGCTTCCACCGGCACTTCACGCACGGCTCGTTCAAGGCCAAGCGGCCGCTGCGGATCGCGCTGGCGATCGCCGGCAGCCTGGCCATCGAGGGCAGCGTCATCAAGTGGGTGGCCGACCACCGGCGCCACCACAAATACGCCGACGCCGAGGGCGACCCGCACTCGCCGTGGCGCTTCGGCGACGACTGGCGCTCGGTCGCCAAGGGCCTGTTCTACGCGCACATGGCGTGGCTGTTCCTGGACGAGCAGAAGACCTCGCCCAAGCGCTTCGCGCCCGACCTGCTCAAGGACAAGGACATCGTCCGGGTCGACAAGTGGTTCGGTCCCCTCGTCGGCTTCTCCCTGTTCGCTCCGGCCCTCATCGGCGGCCTGGTGACGATGTCGTGGTGGGGCGCCGTCACCGCGTTCTTCTGGGCCAGCCTGGTCCGCGTCGCGCTGCTGCACCACGTGACCTGGTCGATCAACTCGATCTGCCACACGATCGGCGAGGAGAACTTCGAGGTCCGCGACCGGTCGCGCAACGTGTGGTGGCTGGCGATCCCGTCCTTCGGCGAGTCCTGGCACAACCTGCACCACGCCGACCCCACCTGCGCCCGCCACGGGGTGCTCAAGGGCCAGATCGACATCTCCGCCCGGGTCATCTGGAGCTTCGAGAAGCTCGGCTGGGCGACGAAGGTCCGTTGGCCGAATGCGGAACGCCTGTCCGCCAAACGCGTCAGCGTCTAG
- the cysN gene encoding sulfate adenylyltransferase subunit CysN: MSTDILRFATAGSVDDGKSTLIGRLLYDSKSIFEDQLDAVERTSRTRGEEQTNLALLTDGLRAEREQGITIDVAYRYFATPRRTFIIADTPGHIQYTRNMVTGASTSDLAIILVDARKGLQEQSRRHAFLATLLQVPHLVLAVNKMDLVDYDQQRFEEIKQEFSAFATKLDVTDLTFIPLSALHGDNVVDRSLNMPWYDGPSLLHHLENVHIASDRNLIDVRFPVQYVIRPHKADDPELHDYRGYAGQVAGGVLKPGDEVTHLPSGLDTRIAKILTADGEVEEAFSPMSVTLLLEDDIDISRGDMICRPNNKPAVTQDVDAMICWMAESRRLTPRSKLIIKHTTRTAKAVVRDLFYRLDVNTLHRDEDATELALNEIGRVSLRGTQPLFADEYKRNRMTGGFILIDEGTNTTVAAGMIVQAG, encoded by the coding sequence ATGAGCACTGACATCCTGCGGTTCGCCACGGCCGGCTCCGTCGACGACGGCAAGAGCACCCTGATCGGCCGACTGCTGTACGACTCCAAGTCCATCTTCGAGGACCAGCTCGACGCCGTGGAGCGCACCAGCCGCACCCGCGGCGAGGAGCAGACCAACCTCGCGCTGCTCACCGACGGCCTGCGCGCCGAGCGCGAGCAGGGCATCACGATCGACGTGGCCTACCGCTACTTCGCGACGCCGCGCCGGACCTTCATCATCGCCGACACCCCGGGCCACATCCAGTACACCCGCAACATGGTCACCGGGGCCTCGACCTCGGACCTGGCGATCATCCTGGTGGACGCGCGCAAGGGCCTGCAGGAGCAGAGCCGCCGCCACGCGTTCCTGGCCACCCTGCTGCAGGTGCCGCACCTGGTGCTCGCGGTCAACAAGATGGACCTGGTCGACTACGACCAGCAGCGCTTCGAGGAGATCAAGCAGGAGTTCTCGGCGTTCGCGACCAAGCTCGACGTCACCGACCTCACCTTCATCCCGCTCTCGGCGCTGCACGGCGACAACGTGGTGGACCGCTCGCTGAACATGCCCTGGTACGACGGGCCCTCGCTGCTGCACCACCTGGAGAACGTGCACATCGCCTCCGACCGCAACCTGATCGACGTGCGCTTCCCGGTGCAGTACGTGATCCGGCCGCACAAGGCCGACGACCCGGAGCTGCACGACTACCGCGGCTACGCCGGCCAGGTCGCCGGCGGCGTGCTCAAACCGGGCGACGAGGTGACGCACCTGCCCTCGGGGCTCGACACCCGCATCGCCAAGATCCTCACCGCCGACGGCGAGGTCGAGGAGGCGTTCTCCCCGATGTCGGTGACGCTGCTGCTCGAGGACGACATCGACATCTCGCGCGGCGACATGATCTGCCGGCCCAACAACAAGCCGGCCGTCACCCAGGACGTCGACGCGATGATCTGCTGGATGGCCGAGAGCCGCAGGCTCACGCCGCGCTCCAAGCTGATCATCAAGCACACCACCCGCACGGCCAAGGCGGTGGTGCGCGACCTGTTCTACCGGCTGGACGTCAACACGCTGCACCGCGACGAGGACGCCACCGAGCTCGCGCTCAACGAGATCGGCCGGGTCAGTCTCCGGGGGACCCAGCCGCTGTTCGCCGACGAGTACAAGCGCAACCGGATGACCGGCGGGTTCATCCTGATCGACGAGGGGACGAACACGACGGTGGCCGCGGGCATGATCGTGCAGGCGGGCTGA